From the genome of Medicago truncatula cultivar Jemalong A17 chromosome 2, MtrunA17r5.0-ANR, whole genome shotgun sequence:
GGTGGTAGACAATATTTATGGTTGTACATTCGACGTTTTTGATTTTATGTCAGTTATTAATGATTGTTGGCGCCTAGTTTCTTCTGATTTAGCAACATTTGATGTTATGTTTATTAGGAGATAAGCAAACGAAGTTGCTCATAGTCTTAGCTATGGTAGCTCCATGTCATGCTTGTTTCTGTATTTTCATTTGAAATCCATTGTTTATCTCTactcttatattattttttttggttacatatctACTCTTATATTAAATGAAATGCATTaagttttcttttgtaaaaaaaaatggacaaataGTTTAAGATACAAAAAAATAGTAAACAAAACACATAATTTGAGACAGATAGagtaaaatatatgatttattaaatCAATTTATTAATCATGTGTTTTATATTAGTCTAAAGTTATTAATCATGTGTTTTCTACTATAAATTTAAAGTGAGGTCTTTAGAAATCAATTTAGGTTCAAACTACATTGTCTCTATTTAtacacaaaaaaagaaattgaaatctAATACCGAGTATAATTTCTTTACATCAACAGTATAACGATATAATTCTTATAACATTCATAGTCGGAGTCCTTCTTATAATTTTCGTGTATCATAGAACAATTACCTTAAGTGCTTTTCGGCACAAAAACTTTTTGAGAGAACtgctcaatttatttatttgtttgaaagGTAAGGCTATCAAAGCCTTCGTTATAATTATAAACACACcaacaaaacattatttttcattaaattttacAAACAAATAAGTTACATatgtagaaaaaaatatttcacatatAAAACTTGTTTTAAGCCTTACTCACTATTGaaaatttgtttctattttgtttctattttcatttgtttctattttgttatacgAAAGGTGGGGGTGATGCAACCTTTAATTAAGTGGAGAATAGATCAAGAGTTGATTTCTTAATGAGCATTTCAAACAATGTCCATATATCTTATATTAATAGTTTTTTCACTGTTGAATTAGACAAAATCTTAtccttttatttataataaatccAAGAATGgccaaattaaaaaacattatattattatcaCATCACTTTACAATGTTTCATGAATCATATGAACAAAATTGGAACTTTAATTActaaggtaattttttttatgatcagTGTTAAATTGACACTGGACTATCTCCCATAAGAATTGGCACTCGTAGATCCAATGTGGACCCGGGTTCTTGTCGCGGTTTCGGATATACTAAAACTATCCGCAACCCGACCAACTTGAATATCATTTCTTAGAAATTCCACAAGAACAGGTCTGGAATTACCAACCCATCCATGTTCTCTTCTACATAATCAAAATCTGACATCTCCGGCACGTAGAAATCGccacaaaaatcatcaaaacccgGAAACATAGAGTAACCTGACCCGGTTTCTGAAAACATGTCCGAAAATAACCCGTTTTCCTTGGAGTTACAATCTGTCTGAACCGTCACATCGGATAGAGCAGGAGACAACAACTCCATAGACAACAATGTTGTTGCAGTCCCCTCCGATGATGACGGTGTTTCAAACGGAGTATTTTCGGGTTGACCCGAATTAGCAAAAGAAGCTGCAGCGGTCTTAATCTCAGCATGTGTCATGGATCTTCCTCCGGCAATGTACGGAGGATCATTAGGAAAATTAAACTTAGCACCACTGCCACGTAAGCAAAACATAGCCGCATCAAATGCACGCGCCGCCTTGACGGCTGAGTCGTAAGAACCTAACCATATTCTTTGGCGGCTGTTTGGTAGTCTGATTTCAGACACATACTTTCCCCATTTCCTCTTCCTTACTCCTCTATACAATGAAGAATCACTTCGTTCCACCGCAGTTTTTTCCACATTTGATTTCACCATATTTGCACAAACACTTTAAACGTCCAGAAATGTTGTTAGAACTgaaagttgttgttgtttaaggaGGAACCGAATATCTGTTGATATAGAATGATGTTTTTGGCTGCGTTTGAGTTTGAGAGTTGAGTGAGAATTGCGGctgaatatatatatagcatGCATGAATGAGTGAAACGAGTGAAGGAATTTTTGACTGAATATGAAGGGTCAAAGCACTTAGAAGGCGTGTAAGATGAAGAGAGTagtgattatgattatgatgttgtctACGCGGCCATGGAGACAAAAGAAGCAAAAGATTTGGACCATGTTATTTATATATACTCCACGTGATGAACATTTATATAAAGTCAAATGGGTGATGGTGATGGTATAAGAAACGACAAAAGTTTATTGGATCAGATGCATCCCCACTTTCACTTCTCACTTTGCACTTTCACTTAATTATAACTTTTGCGTCCTATAATAGATGACCTATTTGACAATGTATAATATTGACTTAACATATTTTGATtgtatttttctactaatatacgaagataaaaaatttcatgtaagatgttgtttgattcgtctcgatgagtatttttaaaatattaaaaatattaaacataaaaatatgcaTTGATATATGTATCATAGTCAAATATGTCAAGTAATATGAGACAAAGGGAGTAATATTTGCTTTAAAGTACATATTATTtctgatttaaaataaaaagtataaaatcactttttctatttattgaataacttatggtaatgttaacttgtgtcgtAAGGGCACATGTCAAGCAAtcttaaaatagaaatattctATTAATATTTGTTCATTTAATTAAGAGTTTTGTTAATGAGTGTCCTAAAGGCACTCTCTAAGGTTTctcaattaagaaattattccttaaaaaagttTAACACTTCAATTTCCGAtacattgaatgcacaatttttcataaaaatttactatttcaaGTCCTTAGAGAATGTCCTTAGGGCACTCATAAACATTTCCTTTTAACTAattaaaagttaacaaattaaATACAATACACAAggtccaacaaaaaaaattctacatttAACTtattaacttgtgtcttaatggcacaagttaacatttcccaataacttatatatttgatcttaagtataaatcaaatacattaattatttagtgTTGGCgtgaaattttttctttctaacatacacaatcaaaatattaatttaggaTTCAAGTTAGATCCCTAATAGATTTTTAGTTGACAGGTTTACGACCACAAGTCTTAGTTTTCGAATAAAAGTGAAATAATGTAAGGATAAaaattttgaaagcaagaagTATAAATGAGTTACATACATCATTTGTTCAACAAATAGACGAATTATCTAGTATACAAGTTTTTGAAACCGAAATGAACGATTTGCATGAAATTTAATTctattatttatatatgaagaagaaaaacaaataaattaggaTGGGAAGATAAAGGTACACATACAAATACTTGTATCGTAGGACATAGATTAAAGAACTCTAGAGGAAAAAACCCTCACAAATCACATAGTTAGGATGGGAAATTTTGCTGGCCAGAGCTTTTGTATCCACATGCCCATCTCAAAAGAGTATTAATCAAGCCAATATAGTATTTGACCGAAAAAAATCTTATCCTTTTACATATTAAAGAAGGTGCCATTTAGTGATCTTAAAAAAGATCACTTTACATTGTTTCATGATTCATTTCATATATCCACAAAATATTACAACTTAAAATCTCACGGCAAAACATTGGCAACCAAACCCGAATTGTGGATCCAGTTCTTGTCAGTATTTTCGGATATACTAAAACTATCCTCAACCGTATGAAATTACTTAGAAATTCCATAAGAATGAATCTTGTATTATCAACCCATCCATGTTCTCTTCTTCATAAGCAAAATTTGTCAACTCCGGCACATAAAAATCGccacaaaaatcataaaaacccGGAAACATAGTGTAACCCAACCCGGTTTCTGAAAACAAGTCCTTACACAACCCGTTTTCTCCTAAATCACTATCGGTTTGAACCGTCACATCAGATAGAGCAGGAGACGACAACAATGTTGTTGTCGTCCCCTCCAATAAAGATGGTGTTTCAACCTGAGTATAACATGTTGAAACACCATCCATTGGCAGGAATGTCGTTCCCTGTGACCAAGACGGTGTTTCGATCGTAGAATTATCGGGTTGCCCCGAATACTCATTATTGACTTGACCCGAATTGGCAAAACGGGCTGCCGCGGTCTTAATCTCAGAATGTGTCATGGACCTTCCTCCGGCAATCTCCGGAGGATCATTAGGAAAATTAAACTTAGCACCACTGCCACGTAAGCAAAACATAGCTGCGTCGAATGCACGTGCCGCCTTCACGTCGGAGTCATAGGAACCTAACCATATTCTCTGGCGGCTGTTTGGCAGCCTGATTTCTGACACATATTTCCCCCACTTTCTCTTCCTTACTCCTCTATACAATGAAGAATCACTTCTTTCCACCGCAATTTTTTCCATATTCGATTTCACCATATTTACTCTTTAGGGTATAAGAAAATAAGTACACAAACACTTCAAGttgaaaattaaagttgttttttcaaGGTTGAACCTGATCTATGTTCTTGTCCTATGATGTTTTGGCTGTGTTTGAGTTTATGAGTTGAGTGAGAAGAGTTTTGCGGCTGAATATATATAGTGAAACTAGTGAAGAAATTTGAGTAATTGTGAAGAGTCAACGCACTAAGAAGGCGTGTTTGATTGTACACGTGTAAGATGGGGGGAGAGTAGTGATGAAGTACCCTACGCGGCCATGGAGACAAGAATCGCAAGATTTGGACCACGTTTTGTCATTACATAATCCACGTGATCAACATATATAGTGAAAGGGGTAATGTAATGGTGATAGTGATGGTGCTGACACATATTTGCATTAAATTGTATTTTGCTATTTGAAATTTGCAGTTATGAGTGTTAAGGTGACCTCATAGTTTAGGAAGAAAACGGCCATGAGAATTGAAGTGATGGAGATTATGAATTCTGTCATATAATAgtaataacaattaaaattacttttattacaaaacttcaattacccgtGAAGAGAGACACTAATGTATAgtgtaaataggcaattactctcctgaaattgtaagtttcgtcaattatcctctgaaattaacaaaatttcaattaccccctgaaattgcacaacgttgatcaatttaccccctccgtcaataTAGCTTATCCTCTCAATATTGCAGTGTATAGCACTTACTCAAATACACCATAGGAAAGAGACTTGGATTAAATTTAGCGCTAGCAGAACTAACATGTGACTTGTTCTTACCACATTGAACCTTCTTCATGGGATCTCCAATCACAAAGGTTGAGTTCCTATCACATGTCAATTTCGATTGGCTTAAGTCTCAATCCCCTCGATGCTCACAAATTTATTTCCTCCCAGGGGCTTTATTAGTACATACTCCACACCTATTGAT
Proteins encoded in this window:
- the LOC11441685 gene encoding ethylene-responsive transcription factor ERF018, coding for MVKSNMEKIAVERSDSSLYRGVRKRKWGKYVSEIRLPNSRQRIWLGSYDSDVKAARAFDAAMFCLRGSGAKFNFPNDPPEIAGGRSMTHSEIKTAAARFANSGQVNNEYSGQPDNSTIETPSWSQGTTFLPMDGVSTCYTQVETPSLLEGTTTTLLSSPALSDVTVQTDSDLGENGLCKDLFSETGLGYTMFPGFYDFCGDFYVPELTNFAYEEENMDGLIIQDSFLWNF
- the LOC11441246 gene encoding ethylene-responsive transcription factor ERF017, whose product is MVKSNVEKTAVERSDSSLYRGVRKRKWGKYVSEIRLPNSRQRIWLGSYDSAVKAARAFDAAMFCLRGSGAKFNFPNDPPYIAGGRSMTHAEIKTAAASFANSGQPENTPFETPSSSEGTATTLLSMELLSPALSDVTVQTDCNSKENGLFSDMFSETGSGYSMFPGFDDFCGDFYVPEMSDFDYVEENMDGLVIPDLFLWNF